In Paenibacillus larvae subsp. larvae, the following proteins share a genomic window:
- a CDS encoding TIGR04086 family membrane protein translates to MEKGSRFRFSSPLLSGLLASCLTMLVITILSSLFVWMSSAEESSLGTYSFLNYLISMFIGGWTAGKKAGRKGWYYGLLLSGIYCILMWIIGFLALNIHLSLRSFIMLACCMLAGCIGGMLGVNTKK, encoded by the coding sequence ATGGAAAAAGGAAGCCGGTTCCGCTTCTCATCTCCTCTTCTCAGCGGTCTCTTGGCATCTTGCCTGACCATGCTTGTGATTACAATACTTTCATCCCTGTTTGTGTGGATGAGCAGTGCCGAGGAATCATCTCTTGGTACCTACAGTTTTTTAAACTATTTAATCTCTATGTTTATTGGAGGCTGGACCGCAGGTAAAAAAGCCGGCCGGAAGGGCTGGTATTACGGTTTGCTATTGTCCGGTATTTACTGTATTCTCATGTGGATTATTGGATTTCTGGCTTTAAATATTCATCTTAGCCTGCGCTCCTTCATCATGCTGGCCTGCTGCATGCTCGCCGGTTGCATAGGAGGCATGCTCGGAGTCAACACCAAAAAATAA
- the yajC gene encoding preprotein translocase subunit YajC, whose protein sequence is MMQLAAAQQAGGMGFLFTYGPLILMFVVLYFLLIRPQQKRQKARNLMLSNLKKGDKVVTIGGLHGSIVEITDDVVVLRVNDTTKLTFDRGSVNTVVNSTVSDKE, encoded by the coding sequence ATGATGCAACTTGCTGCTGCACAGCAAGCAGGCGGAATGGGATTTTTGTTTACTTACGGTCCGCTTATTCTTATGTTTGTTGTGCTGTATTTCTTGCTGATCCGTCCTCAGCAGAAAAGACAGAAAGCACGTAATTTGATGCTGTCTAATCTTAAAAAAGGGGACAAGGTAGTTACGATCGGAGGACTGCACGGTTCTATCGTGGAAATTACAGACGATGTAGTAGTTCTTCGTGTGAATGACACCACTAAGTTAACCTTTGACCGCGGTTCCGTGAATACCGTAGTAAACAGCACAGTATCTGACAAGGAATAA
- a CDS encoding DUF421 domain-containing protein: protein MDIWIIFLRTVLIYFVVFIMLRIMGKREIGKLSLFDLVISIMIAEIAVFVLEDSAKPLITGLVPMLTLVLIQLGVAYLTLKNESIRRLFDGKPSVLINKGKLDREEMKKQRYNLDDLIVQLRQQRVMNVGDVEFAILEPSGKLSVFEKQSIHQKGDDEEFNSCTPKIRYAGLPVPLIMDGKVQDGNLAEIGQTRFWLKKELQEKGVEDFKDVFYCSVDHKGQLYIDRK from the coding sequence ATGGATATTTGGATCATTTTTTTGAGGACGGTGCTGATCTATTTTGTAGTGTTCATTATGCTTCGGATAATGGGCAAACGAGAGATTGGAAAATTGTCACTCTTCGATCTGGTTATCTCCATTATGATTGCTGAAATCGCGGTATTTGTGCTTGAGGATTCAGCCAAACCTTTAATAACGGGGCTTGTGCCGATGCTGACACTGGTATTGATCCAACTGGGAGTGGCTTATTTGACATTAAAAAATGAGAGTATCCGGCGGTTATTCGATGGTAAACCGAGTGTGCTTATCAACAAGGGCAAGCTGGATAGGGAAGAGATGAAAAAACAGAGATATAACCTGGACGATTTAATTGTACAGCTTCGTCAACAACGGGTCATGAACGTTGGGGATGTAGAATTTGCTATATTGGAACCTTCAGGCAAGCTGAGTGTTTTTGAAAAACAAAGTATACACCAAAAAGGAGACGATGAAGAGTTCAATTCCTGCACCCCCAAGATCCGTTATGCGGGTCTGCCGGTTCCGCTTATTATGGACGGCAAAGTACAGGATGGTAACCTGGCTGAAATTGGACAAACCCGTTTCTGGCTAAAAAAAGAGCTTCAGGAAAAAGGCGTTGAAGATTTTAAAGATGTATTCTACTGCAGTGTAGACCATAAGGGACAGTTGTACATTGACCGTAAATAG